One window from the genome of Nicotiana sylvestris chromosome 9, ASM39365v2, whole genome shotgun sequence encodes:
- the LOC104248746 gene encoding acidic leucine-rich nuclear phosphoprotein 32-related protein: MAIIDDEREFEEATVHDEVEELDKNEEVDAEDDDEDDDDDGDEDAEDDEDDEKEVIQSSGSGPQVHSVDDDEDDEDDEDDEDDEGDSDDDDDDDDDEEEGEEDEGDLGTEYLVRPVARAEDEEDASDFEPEENGEEDAFEEEEDDDEDTSGKVEAPPKRKRSGKDDSDDDGGEDDERPSKR, encoded by the exons ATGGCTATTATCGACGATGAGCGAGAGTTTGAGGAAGCAACAGTTCACGACGAAGTCGAAGAGCTTGACAAAAACGAGGAAGTGGACGCCGAGGACGATGATGAGGACGACGATGATGACGGCGACGAGGACGCCGaggatgatgaagatgatgagaAAGAGGTCATACAGAGCTCGGGTAGTGGTCCACAAGTTCACTCTGTAGATGACGATGAGGATGACGAGGACGATGAAGACGACGAGGATGATGAAGGTGATAGTGACGATGACGATGACGATGATGACGACGAGGAGGAAGGTGAAGAAGATGAG GGTGATCTGGGCACAGAGTATCTTGTTAGGCCAGTGGCCCGTGctgaggatgaagaagatgctagTGATTTTGAACCAGAAGAAAATGGTGAGGAAGATGCATTTGAGGAGGAagaggatgatgatgaagacaCTAGCGGAAAGGTGGAGGCGCCGCCAAAGAGGAAGAGATCAGGCAAAGATGACTCTGATGATGACGGTGGAGAGGATGATGAAAGACCATCTAAACGATAG
- the LOC104248747 gene encoding small ribosomal subunit protein bS1c yields the protein MASLTQQFGGLKCPPISTARVESKKLKVNPINHQNKKANKARIVAQAAAVVTNAQTRERQKLKEMFEDAYERCRTAPLEGVAFTVEDFHSALEKYDFDSEVGTKVKGTVFSVDANGALVDITAKSSAYLPLREASLHTIKHVEEAGIFPGLREEFVVVGENEADDSLVLSLRSIQYDLAWERCRQLQAEDVVVKGKVVGANKGGVVALVEGLRGFVPFSQISTKSTAEELLEKELPLKFVEVDEEQSRLVLSNRKAMADSQAQLGIGSVVLGTVQSLKPYGAFIDIGGINGLLHVSQISHDRVSDIATVLQPGDTLKVMILSHDRERGRVSLSTKKLEPTPGDMIRNPKLVFEKAEEMAQTFRQRIAQAEAMARADMLRFQPESGLTLNSDGILGPLTSELPEDGLDLSEIPPAEDL from the exons ATGGCTTCTTTGACACAACAATTCGGAGGGTTGAAATGCCCACCAATTTCAACAGCAAGGGTTGAATCCAAGAAGCTTAAGGTGAATCCCATTAATCATCAGAATAAGAAGGCTAACAAAGCAAGAATAGTAGCACAAGCTGCAGCAGTGGTCACAAATGCACAAACAAGAGAAAGACAAAAGCTTAAGGAGATGTTCGAGGATGCCTATGAGCGATGCCGTACTGCACCTCTGGAAGGTGTTGCCTTTACTGTTGAAGATTTTCACTCTGCccttgaaaaatatgattttgacTCTGAAGTTGGTACCAAG GTCAAAGGAACAGTTTTCTCTGTGGATGCAAATGGAGCTCTAGTTGACATCACTGCTAAATCATCTGCATACTTGCCTTTACGAGAGGCTTCACTTCACACCATCAAGCACGTAGAGGAAGCCGGAATATTTCCTGGTTTGCGTGAGGAGTTTGTGGTGGTTGGCGAAAATGAAGCTGATGATAGTTTGGTTTTGAGCTTGCGTTCGATTCAATATGACCTTGCATGGGAACGATGTAGGCAGCTACAAGCTGAAGATGTTGTTGTCAAAGGCAAG GTCGTTGGTGCAAATAAAGGTGGAGTGGTGGCTCTGGTGGAGGGGCTTCGTGGTTTTGTTCCGTTCTCGCAGATATCAACG aaatcaaCTGCAGAGGAACTTTTGGAAAAGGAGCTTCCTCTGAAGTTTGTTGAGGTTGATGAAGAGCAATCCAGACTTGTGCTCAGCAATCGTAAGGCCATGGCTGATAGTCAGGCACAATTGGGAATAGGCTCAGTCGTTCTTGGAACAGTTCAGAGCTTGAAACCATATGGTGCTTTCATTGACATTGGTGGGATCAATGGCCTTCTTCATGTGAGTCAGATCAGTCATGATCGTGTCTCTGATATTGCAACAGTCCTCCAGCCTGGTGACACTCTCAAG GTCATGATATTGAGCCATGATCGTGAGAGAGGTCGAGTGAGCCTTTCAACAAAGAAGCTAGAGCCTACACCtggtgacatgattcgcaatccAAAGCTTGTCTTTGAGAAA GCTGAGGAGATGGCCCAAACATTCAGGCAGAGAATTGCCCAAGCTGAAGCCATGGCCCGTGCAGATATGCTGAGATTCCAGCCTGAG AGTGGATTGACCCTGAACTCTGACGGGATTTTAGGCCCGCTGACCTCTGAACTACCTGAAGATGGACTGGATTTGAGTGAGATTCCGCCAGCTGAAGATTTATGA